The DNA segment GCTTATATATTTCGTCTGCATCACTCTTGTCACCAAGGTTGCAACTGCCGCCATTATCCTTAAGATATTGTAGAAGTGTGTCGGCGAATTCTTCTGTCTGTCGTCTGCCGGTAGGTTGTAGAGTCGCATCTATTTTGTCATCATCGCGTACACAGGCGATATAACCCTTCATGCGGTCGCCTGTTGTGATATGCTTGAATATCTGATCTTCGTAGATCAAACCGGCAAAGGCATTATCAATGATGACTTTGAATCCTAAATCAGTCTTTTGCCAAATCAGCAGATCTACTTCATCACCATTATTATAAGGTACTCTTTCTTTAGAAAGGAAATGTTCTACTTTGGCAGATGCCATCATGCGGTAACTCTCATCGTCAATTGTTACATAAACGATATATTTGTTGCCAATCTCCATACGCATCTTTTGTTCACGGAAAGGACAGAATAAGTCTTTCATAAGTCCCCAGTTCAGAAATGCGCCATATTCATTTACCCACGACACTTCAAGATAGGCGAAATCACCTACCTTAGCAAGTGGCTTCTGAGTTGTAGCTACAGGTCGCTCCTCATTATCTAGATATAAAAATACATTCAATTCATCACCGATTCTGCATCCTTCAGGTACATAACGTGTAGGCAATAATATTTCACCTTCTTCTCCGCCATCAAGGTACATGCCGAAATCTACTTCTTTCACCACCGTCATTCGGTTGTAGTCGCCTAACTTTAATTCTTCCATATTATTCCTCCTCTGTTTTTAACTCTCCATTATTTATAATTGCGTTGTCGGCAACATTCGAATCTTTTTTTGAAGCTATTCCTGAATCTTCCACTATTGTCTCATTTTCCAGCAGTCCGTCTCTCATTTTTATAGTGCGGTCAGTGATATGAGCCAGATTCTCATCGTGTGTTACGATAACAAATGTCTGTCCAAACTTGTCGCGCAAGTCAAAAAATAGCTGGTGTAGTTCTTGTTTGTTTTTAGAGTCAAGGCTTCCTGACGGTTCGTCTGCCAGAATCACGGCCGGATTGTTTACAAGTGCCCTAGCTACAGCTACGCGCTGCTTCTCGCCACCTGAAAGTTCGTTAGGCTTGTGTTGTGCTCGCTCAGACAATCCCATAAAGTCAAGTAGTTCTAGTGCTCTTTTCTTTGCATCACCTGTAGACTTTCCTGCGATATATGCAGGTATCATGATGTTTTCTATGGCAGTAAACTCAGGTAGAAGCTGATGAAACTGGAACACGAAACCGATATGCTGATTACGGAATTCAGACAGTTGCTTTGTACTTAGTTTACTGACATCAATATCGTCAATAACGATAGTACCACTGTCCGGTCTGTCTAATGTTCCGATAATTTGCAGGAGAGTAGTCTTGCCTGCACCGCTCGGTCCTACAATACTTACCACTTCACCTTTATCTATATGCAGGTCTATTCCTTTTAAGACCTGAAGAGGACCAAAACTCTTTTTTATTCCTTTAATATCTATCATAATTGTTATATTTTAGCATTCAACTTTTTCTTAAACCACTTATGAATATATTTATATGCATTCTGTTCTAGTGGTTGCTGCATAACAGAGAATGTCATAATATTCTGTGGCGCGCCATATTGGTCGGGGAATATCACCATGAGACTATTACTTCTGAAGAATCTGTTCAACTGTTCCGGCAGGCCATCGAATGATGGTTGATATGATATCGTGCCCTTTCTTGCGGTAATAACAACGAAGAGATGGTCTTCATTCACGTTGATAGCCAACTTGGGCAGATCTTCCCAATTCTCAAAAGCTACATAATCGGCCCTTACGCTATTATGCCGGTTTAATATGTACTCATTTATAAGAGAAAGAGTATCACGACTGCCGTGGAATTGTATCCTGCAATTCAGGTTGCCCGCCATCCTGCTGAGGCGTTCCAGCCATCTGTAGAATCCGGGTTCGAATTCCGCTTTCTTCGGCACAGCCACCTGTATACGTCTAAGGGTATTGATAGGTTGGATGCATCTCACCGCTATAATCTGTCGCGATATTTCGTTGTACAGATTCTGAGTGATACTGCCCCAGGCCCTCTTAGATGAACCATCTTCATCGTGCATACCTATTATTATCTCTGAAGCTGAATATTCTTTGAAAGCATGCGATATGCCATTGCTTATATTTGTTGCTATCCGGCTCTGTACAATCATCCTGACATTGGCGGCATTGGCTGTCATCTCCATGTGCTCAAGCATCTTTTTGCCTTTCTCCTGATTGTAGGATATGTTAAGGTCATCGAGCACTACATTAAGACCTATAATACCCCTGTTCAACTTGGAATTGCGCATCATTATGCCCAATTTTACCAGTTCCTCGGCCGTCTCATAATGTGCTACCGGTATGATGATTTTCTCATCATCACCTATTTTCTCTTCTGTGCGTTTATTCTTTTTAGTCAATGCTATCTTCTTAGCAGCGCGTTCGGTTGTGAACGAACTGAATATACATGTAACGAGTATCAGTATGATGGTACCGTTAAGTACATCATCATCAAGGAGCCTCTGTCCGCCGGGAAGTATGATATTGTATCCTACAAGCACTGCGGCAAGTGTCGCACCGGCCTGTGCGTTACTCAGACCGTATATCAATTCACGCTCCACACTCTTCATTCTGAATATCTTCTGTGTAGCGAAAGACGCAAGCCACTTGCTTGAGAGAGCTACAGCAATCATGACACATGCCACTTTGATAGTTCCCAGACCACTGAAAATGATATTCACATTGACCAGCATACCTACACCGATAAGGAAATAAGGAATGAAGAGAGCATTGCCGACAAACTCTACGTGATTCATCAACGGCGATATATTAGGAACATACCTGTTCAGGACAAGTCCGGTAAGGAAGGCACCTAGTAATCCCTCCATGCCTATAATCTCCATCAGTCCCGCGCCAAGGAAAGTCATGGCAAGAACGAAAATGAACTGAGTGACATTCTCATCATATCTCTGAAAGAAATGTCTCGCTATCCTCGGGAAAAAATATATGATGATAAAAAAGACAAGACTAATCTTGAATATCAACAAGAACCAGAACATGCCGGTAATATTACCCTTGAAAATTCCACCCACAATAGCCAGAACAAGCAATGTCAACGTATCTGTTATGGCCGTAGCTCCTACCGCAATAGTGACACTCTTATGCTGAGAAAGTCCGTATCTCAGAACAATAGGATAAGCGATAAGCGTATGCGAAGCATACATACTAGCCAATAGTACAGACGTCAGAACACCATACTTCAATAGCGATGTGTTGAGCGTAAAACCGATAATCATTGGTATCGCAAAAGCCAGAATGCCATGCGTCGACGTCCTGATACGGTTCTTTCTGAAATCACTCATGTTCATCTCAAGACCGGCCAGGAACACTATATAATAAAGTCCCACCTTGCCAAATAGTTCGAAAGAACTATCGTGTGCCAGGATGTTAAAACCGTGCGGACCTACGATTACTCCTGCCAGTATCATACCGATGAGATGAGGTATGCGCAATTTCCCCATCAGGATAGGTGCAAACAAAATGATGCACAGGACAATAAAAAATATCCATGTAGGGTCTGTAATCGGGAAATAATGCGGAAGGTTTTGCATAAAAGTTGCACAATTTATAAATGATGGTACAAAGGTGCAAAAAAAATATCACTTTTGCATGATATTATTACGAAAAGTTGTATTTTTGCAGCCGAAATTATTTTAATTTTTAAACATATTAATATGAGAGTAGCAATTGTTGGAGCAAGTGGCGCAGTAGGACAAGAGTTCCTTCGCGTTCTAGCTGAGAGAAATTTCCCTATGGATGATTTAGTTCTTTTTGGTTCTGAGCGTAGCGCAGGACGAAAATATAGCTTTAAGGGAAAAGACTACGAAGTCAAACTTTTGCAGCATAATGACGATTTCAAGGGTATAGACGTTGCGTTTGTATCTGCTGGTGGAGGCACTTCTAAGGATTATGCTGAAACCATCACTAAATACGGAGCTGTTATGATAGACAACTCAAGTGCTTTTCGTATGGAGAATGATGTGCCATTGGTAGTGCCTGAGGTAAATGCCGAAGATGCCTTGAATCGTCCGCGTGGTATTATTGCCAATCCTAATTGTACTACAATCATGATGGTAGTGGTATTGCAACCATTAGAGAAACTAAGTCATATCAAGCGCATACATATCGCAAGTTATCAGAGTGCCAGTGGTGCAGGTGCGGCAGCTATGGCTGAACTGCAGCAGCAATATGAAGAGATTGTAGACAATAAACCTGTAACTGTGAAGAAATTTCCTCATCAGTTGGCTTACAACGTAATCCCTCAGATAGATGTCTTTACAGATAATGGTTACACGAAAGAAGAGATGAAAATGTTTAATGAGACACGTAAGATCATGCACAGTGATGTGAAATGCTCTGCTATGTGTGTGCGTGTATCTTCACTCCGTGCTCATTCTGAGAGCGTATGGATAGAGACTGAACGTCCTATCAGCGTAGAAGAAGCACAGAAAGCAATCGCTTCGGCTCAAGGTGTGACATTAGAAGACGATCCTAAGAATCTTGTATATCCTATGCCTCTGGATACAGCCGGTAAAGATGATGTATATGTTGGTCGTGTAAGAAAAGACCTTGCAGACGAAAACGGACTCACTTTCTGGTTGAGTGGCGATCAGATACGTAAGGGCGCTGCTCTCAATGCAGTGCAGATAGCCGAATACCTCATCAAGGTTGGTAATATCAAATAGTCAATATTATTCCGAAACATATAAGGTCCTCTCTTTACGGAGAGGATTTTTTGTTTTATCATTATTCCATGTTTTTTTATCATTTATCAAAAGCATAAACTGAAGTCTTTTTATTAACTTTGCCGCACATATAACTATTAACAAATTAAATAATGAAAAAGACATTCCTCATTATCATTACCATATTATCAGCATTACCAATGTTGGCGGGTGGTCCCAGAGAAGAAAAAAATATAGATTTCGGTTGGAAATTTCATTTGGGTGATATCCCTGATGCCGCATTGTCATCCTATGATGATACAGACTGGCGTACTGTGGATCTTCCACACGACTTCCAGATAGAGCAGCCCTGGGTTGCTCCTGATAAGAATGAAAAAGCTGGATCAGACGCAGCCAATAATACACGCAGCCGACTCAGCGGTCGTGGATTCAAAGAGATGGGCATCGGTTGGTACCGTTACTCTTTTACCCCGGATAATACAATGAAAGGCAAACGTGTGCTTATAGATTTCGAAGGTATTATGTTGGTAGGTGATGTCTATCTTAATGGTGAGAGGGTAGGCGGAACAGATTACGGATATGTGGGCTTTGATGTCGATATAACCGATAAATTGAAATACGGACAGAAGAATGTTATAGCAGTAAAGGCAGATACACGTAATCCGGAGAATTCCCGTTGGTATACAGGTGGCGGATTGTTCCGCGATGTACATATGATTATTACAGACCCTCAACTGTATTTTACACGCAACAGTCTTTGTATCACCACACCGGTAGCAACAAGTACTGAGGCTGTAGTGAAGATTCAGGCAGAAATGGCATTTAATATTTCTAAAAGTCAGCCGCTTAATGTTGAGGTTAAGATAAAGGATGCCACAGGAAAGATCGTAGCAGACAGAACTACGAAAGTATCTTTCAGTCGTGCGCAGAAAGTGTGCGAACATCCATTGGATTCTATAGTACTGACCAATCCCAATCTTTGGAGTTGTGAATCGCCATACCTATATAATGCAGAAGTGACGTTATTCCGTCCGGACGGAACAGTGGCCGACTGTATCAATGAAAATTTTGGCGCTAGAACAATTGAATATTCACCATCGTTTGGTTTCAAACTCAATGGTAAGAAAGTTTTGTTGAAGGGTATCGCCAATCATCATACCCTGGGTGCTCTTGGCGCTGCAGCATATCCAAGAGCAATAGAAAAACGCCTGCAACTGTTAAAGTCTTTCGGCTTTAATCATATACGTACCTCTCATAATCCTTATAGCAAAGAATTACTGAACCTTTGTGATAAATACGGAATATTGGTAGTAGACGAACTCTACGACAAATGGCTGACACAGTTTGCCGGGGGCCGCGAAGAGTGGACAAACCTTTGGCAGATAGACGTACCTGAATTTATAAAGCGCGACCGCAATCATCCTTCGGTAGTGATGTGGAGCCTTGGCAATGAACTGCAGACCTATTGGGATTTGCCATATGCTGATTGGGGCGTAACTCCATATCGTATGCAGCGCGAATTACTACACAGATACGACACCACACGTCCTATCACAGTAGCGATGCATCCACGTGGTCGCAGTCATACGGCTTTAGGCGATTCTTTGCCGGCACCGTTGGCACTACAAACAGATGTAG comes from the Xylanibacter oryzae DSM 17970 genome and includes:
- a CDS encoding CvfB family protein, translating into MEELKLGDYNRMTVVKEVDFGMYLDGGEEGEILLPTRYVPEGCRIGDELNVFLYLDNEERPVATTQKPLAKVGDFAYLEVSWVNEYGAFLNWGLMKDLFCPFREQKMRMEIGNKYIVYVTIDDESYRMMASAKVEHFLSKERVPYNNGDEVDLLIWQKTDLGFKVIIDNAFAGLIYEDQIFKHITTGDRMKGYIACVRDDDKIDATLQPTGRRQTEEFADTLLQYLKDNGGSCNLGDKSDADEIYKRFQVSKKAYKRAIGDLYKKHLITIESNGIKLA
- a CDS encoding ABC transporter ATP-binding protein — protein: MIDIKGIKKSFGPLQVLKGIDLHIDKGEVVSIVGPSGAGKTTLLQIIGTLDRPDSGTIVIDDIDVSKLSTKQLSEFRNQHIGFVFQFHQLLPEFTAIENIMIPAYIAGKSTGDAKKRALELLDFMGLSERAQHKPNELSGGEKQRVAVARALVNNPAVILADEPSGSLDSKNKQELHQLFFDLRDKFGQTFVIVTHDENLAHITDRTIKMRDGLLENETIVEDSGIASKKDSNVADNAIINNGELKTEEE
- a CDS encoding cation:proton antiporter, with amino-acid sequence MQNLPHYFPITDPTWIFFIVLCIILFAPILMGKLRIPHLIGMILAGVIVGPHGFNILAHDSSFELFGKVGLYYIVFLAGLEMNMSDFRKNRIRTSTHGILAFAIPMIIGFTLNTSLLKYGVLTSVLLASMYASHTLIAYPIVLRYGLSQHKSVTIAVGATAITDTLTLLVLAIVGGIFKGNITGMFWFLLIFKISLVFFIIIYFFPRIARHFFQRYDENVTQFIFVLAMTFLGAGLMEIIGMEGLLGAFLTGLVLNRYVPNISPLMNHVEFVGNALFIPYFLIGVGMLVNVNIIFSGLGTIKVACVMIAVALSSKWLASFATQKIFRMKSVERELIYGLSNAQAGATLAAVLVGYNIILPGGQRLLDDDVLNGTIILILVTCIFSSFTTERAAKKIALTKKNKRTEEKIGDDEKIIIPVAHYETAEELVKLGIMMRNSKLNRGIIGLNVVLDDLNISYNQEKGKKMLEHMEMTANAANVRMIVQSRIATNISNGISHAFKEYSASEIIIGMHDEDGSSKRAWGSITQNLYNEISRQIIAVRCIQPINTLRRIQVAVPKKAEFEPGFYRWLERLSRMAGNLNCRIQFHGSRDTLSLINEYILNRHNSVRADYVAFENWEDLPKLAINVNEDHLFVVITARKGTISYQPSFDGLPEQLNRFFRSNSLMVIFPDQYGAPQNIMTFSVMQQPLEQNAYKYIHKWFKKKLNAKI
- a CDS encoding aspartate-semialdehyde dehydrogenase, with the translated sequence MRVAIVGASGAVGQEFLRVLAERNFPMDDLVLFGSERSAGRKYSFKGKDYEVKLLQHNDDFKGIDVAFVSAGGGTSKDYAETITKYGAVMIDNSSAFRMENDVPLVVPEVNAEDALNRPRGIIANPNCTTIMMVVVLQPLEKLSHIKRIHIASYQSASGAGAAAMAELQQQYEEIVDNKPVTVKKFPHQLAYNVIPQIDVFTDNGYTKEEMKMFNETRKIMHSDVKCSAMCVRVSSLRAHSESVWIETERPISVEEAQKAIASAQGVTLEDDPKNLVYPMPLDTAGKDDVYVGRVRKDLADENGLTFWLSGDQIRKGAALNAVQIAEYLIKVGNIK
- a CDS encoding glycoside hydrolase family 2 TIM barrel-domain containing protein, translating into MKKTFLIIITILSALPMLAGGPREEKNIDFGWKFHLGDIPDAALSSYDDTDWRTVDLPHDFQIEQPWVAPDKNEKAGSDAANNTRSRLSGRGFKEMGIGWYRYSFTPDNTMKGKRVLIDFEGIMLVGDVYLNGERVGGTDYGYVGFDVDITDKLKYGQKNVIAVKADTRNPENSRWYTGGGLFRDVHMIITDPQLYFTRNSLCITTPVATSTEAVVKIQAEMAFNISKSQPLNVEVKIKDATGKIVADRTTKVSFSRAQKVCEHPLDSIVLTNPNLWSCESPYLYNAEVTLFRPDGTVADCINENFGARTIEYSPSFGFKLNGKKVLLKGIANHHTLGALGAAAYPRAIEKRLQLLKSFGFNHIRTSHNPYSKELLNLCDKYGILVVDELYDKWLTQFAGGREEWTNLWQIDVPEFIKRDRNHPSVVMWSLGNELQTYWDLPYADWGVTPYRMQRELLHRYDTTRPITVAMHPRGRSHTALGDSLPAPLALQTDVAAYNYRYMYFPGDGRRFPKMIFYQSEANAAMMGPNFFEMNLDKVVGLAYWGMIDYLGESQGWPAKGWSQGAFDISLEPKPMAYLLKSMFLDKPTVHIGVIEDGNSNLMWNDVQVGTTRMSESWNRKAGSTVSLYTYTNADEVELFLNGKSLGKKKNEIANPKQRDKIRWDNIPYAPGRLEAVAIKDGKIVARHEIETTGKAVALQVIPDNNNWKADGMDLQHVRIYAVDSKGRRVYDAQDQLNFSIDGDARIVAVSNGDIASDESMVGNSRRLYNGSALVIIRAGRKAGKVKLTTVSDKYRTVESKFATK